TCGAACTGTCGGTGCAGCCCCACTTCGGCGGGTACGGCGGACAGGCCGCCGGGGTCGCTGCCGCGGCCCAGGGTGTACGCGACCGAGTCGGCGGCGTCGCGTGGCGTGTCGGCGGGCAGCTCCAGCATCCGGGTCACCTGGACGCCGGGGACCGAGATCTCGGTGAACCCGGCGCCGGTGAGTCCCGGCCGGCCCTGCTGAGACTCCAGGATCGTCACCTTGAGCCAGGTCGCCTCGCCCTCCGGCGCGGCGACCTGCTGGGTGGTGCCGTCCGGGCGCAGCGGGCTGACCCGGCTGCCCCGGTCCGTCTCGACCCTTACCACCGTGGGCGCGGCCCGCACGTTGCCGCTGGGCAGCGGGGTCAGGTCGAGCGTGCCGGGGACGCGGATCGGGCCGGTGAAGCCGATCCGCAGCCATTCGCCCTGCGGGGATCCGGGCGAACCCTCCGCCCAGCCGGTGTCCGGGTTGCCGTCGAAGGCGTTGACGGGGTCGTACTGGGGCAGGTGGAACAGCCAGTTCCCCACCGACGACGCGGTCACGGACGCGGCGCCGCGGAGCACTGCGGTCGTCTGGTGCCGGATCCCGGACGTGGGCAGGATCTGCCGCGGCTCCTCGCCCGGGTCCTGGACGGCCTCGGGCGCGTTGCGTTCGTCGCGGGTGTACGTGTACGAGGTGCCGGAGTTGACGAGGCCGAAGCGGGTGTCGGCCCGGCGCATCCCGTCGCCCGCCGCGTACAGCGCAGGCCGGTCGACGCCCGGGTGGGCGTCGCCCGTGAGGATCGCGGGCCGCCCGGTCAGGGCGCCGGACGCGGTCAGCGGCAGCAGGGACTCCGGGCCGCCGCTGACCTCCGCGGTTTCGGCGACGGGCGTCAGTTTCGCCGGGCCGGGGCGTGGGGTGGTGGCCGGCGGCGCGTAGATCTCGACCGCGCGCTGACGCGGGAAGAGGCCCTCGACCTGCACCGGGGTGTCCTCGGCGATCCGGCCGCCGGTCAGCACCGGGCCGAAGCCGGTGACCCGCCGGTAGCCGGAGGCCTCCAGGGTGCGCTTCACGGTCGTGGTGGGGACGTGTCCGAGCTGGTCCGGGTCGAGGTCGTTGCGCACCACCACGTGGTACAGGCCGGCGCGGGCCAGGTAGTCGGCGAGTCCGGGTACCTGTCCGCCCGTCGTCAGGGCCTGTTCGACGGCGTCCATGGCCCGCCGGTTGCCGGGGGTGCCGAACGGCACGTAGTCGCGCTGCGCCCAGGGCGAGCGGGCGAGGACGTCGAGCGGTTGGTCGATCGGCGAGCCCCACGTGTAGATGCCGTGCGCGGTCGCCGGGACGACGAGGGCGCGGTCTTCGGGGGCGTGCTCGGCGAGCCAGTCGGCGGTGGTCTCCCAGTAGGTGGGAAGCTTCCGGAACGAACCCGGCTGCAGGATCGTGCCGTTGACGTACGGCCAGGCCAGGCCGGGCAGGACCAGCAGGGCGGCCGCGACGGGGGCGAGGCGGCGGGCCCGGGCCGACGTGGACCGGAGTGCGTCCGAGGCGGTCAGGTGCATCAGGCCGAGGGCGAGCGCGAGGGCGAGTCCCGTCTGGAACTTGTAGATGTTGCGGAACGGCACCAGAGGCCCGTTCAGCCAGTCCCGTACGGTCTCGTGGAAGGGGCCGCCGAGCGCGCCACCGTACCCGGCCAGCGCGATCAGCGCGGCGGCGGTCGCCGTCAGCACCAGCCAGCGGCGCTCGGGCAGGTCCCGCCGGGCGAGGCCGGCGAGGCCGAGTGCCGCGGCGAGCACCGAACCGGTGACGACCGGGGCCGAGGTGGCGACGGTCCAGCCGGCGGGCAGCCAGGGCTCGCCGAAGTTCAGGTAGCCGACCCAGTTCCCGGCGCCGCGCAGGACTTCGGCCGCCGACATCGTCGCCGTGGTGGTCTGCGAGGACTCCACGTACGGCATGAAGTTCTCGCCGTACGTCCCGAGGAGCAGCAGCGGTACGGTCCACCAGGCCGTCGCGAGGATCACGCACGGCGTCCACCACGCGATGAGGGCCCGTTTGCGGGGACCGGCCGGCCGGGACAGCAGGTAGAGGCCGACGGGCAGCAGGGAGGCCAGCGTCGACGCGGCGTTCACCCCGCCCATCAGCGGGATGATCAGCGCGGAGCGCGCCGCGGCCAGGCGGGGGCTGCGGCGGGTGTCCGTGAGCGGGAGCAGCACCCAGGGCAGGACCGCGCCAGGCAGTGCGGCGGCCGAGGTGGAGCCGACGACGATCGTGTACGTCGGCCACAGGGCGTACGTCGCGGCACCGAGCAGCCGGGTCGCCGGCGAGCCGGTGCCGAGGCGTTCGGCGAGACGCAGGGCACCCCAGAACGCGGTGGTGACCACGAGGGAGAGCCACAGGCGTTCGGCGAGCCAGACGGGCAGCCGCGCCAGGTCGGCCGCGGCGTGGAACGGCAGCATCGGGATGGCGTAGCCGACGTACTGGTCGGCGATCCCGCCGAAGCCGGCGCGGTCGTGCCACAGCTGCCCCAGGTCGCGCAGGAACCGCCAGGGATCGACGACGACGCCCAGCTTGGTCTCGAACGTCATCCGTCCCGGCGACACGGCGAGGAAGGCGACGAACACCGCCGCCCAGAAGCCGAGCAGCCAGCGCCGGGAGCTGCGCTCCGGGTGCGGCGTTCCGCGCGCGGGCCCGGCTCCCGGGCCGGGTCCGGCCGGGGAGGCGGGCGGGCGGGCATGGACAGTGCTGGTCATGGACACCGCCGAAGGATGAGGAGGAGGTTCCACGTCGCGAACTCCCGCAGCCCGGGCACCCGCGCGACGAGCTGCGGGAGGACCGGCCAGTAGCGGGAGCGGGCGGAGAGGATCTCCACGTCGTCGCGGCTCCTGACCCCGCGCAGGGTCGGACCGACGCCGATGGCGAAGAGGTTGTCGCCGAGCCGGTGCTTGGCGGCCCGGCCGGTGCGCCGTTCGTAGCGGGCGCGGGCCCGTTCGGCGCCGAGGTAGTGCCAGGGCGCCCACTCGTGGCCGCCCCACGGCGAGAGCCAGTTGGTGAACGAGACGTAGATCAGTCCGCCGGGCCGGGTGACCCGCACCATCTCGCTGAGGAACGTGCCCGGATCGCGGACGTGCTCCAGCACGTTGGAGGAGAAGCAGACGTCGGCGGCGCCGTCTGCGAGGGGCAGCAGATAGCCGTCGGCGACGACCGTCCCGGCGCCCGGCTCGGCGGCGAGTTCGTCCGCGTCCGGCTCGAACAGGTAGCCGTGGGCGCCGCGGCGGCGGAACTCCCGGGTGAAGTAGCCGCGGCCGCCGCCCACGTCGACGACGACCCGGCCGTCCAGCCGGGTGAGGCGCTCGACCTGGTCGACCGCGTCGCGGGCCAGCAGTTCGTAGGCGGTGTGCGGGTCGTCCTGCTCGCGCAGGAAGGCCCGGAACAGGGTGAGGGAGCGGCGGAACGAGGGGTCCTTCACGTGTGTGCGCCCTCCGCCCGCGCAGCGCCGCCCGGCGCGTGCGCACGGTGCACCGCCTCGGCGGCGACGGCGCGGAACTGCCGTACGGCGCTGCTCCACAGGTAGCCGGCGGCCCGCTCGGCCGCCGCCTTGCCCATGGCCTCGCGCCGGTCGTCGTCGAGCGCGAGCGTGCACCACAGCGCCGCGAACGACGACTCGCCCCGGGCGAGTACGCCGGTGATGCCGTCCTGGACGGAGTCCCGCAGCCCCGGCACGTCGAACGCGAGGGTCGGCGTGCCGCGCACGCCCGCCTCGGTCACCACCAGACCCCAGCCCTCGACGGCGGCCGGGTGCAGCAGCAGCCACGTCTCGCAGAGCAGCCGGTGCTTCTCCTCCTCGGACACATGGCCCCTGAACTCCACGCCGGGACCGGCGAGTCGCTCGAGCCGCTCGCGTTCGGGGCCGTCCCCGACGATGACGAGCCGGCCGCCGGTGACGGGCCGGACGCGTTCCCACAGCCGCAGCAGCAGGTCGATGCGCTTGTAGTCGACCAGACGGCCGAGGGCCAGGAACGTCGGTGTCGCCGACCGCGCCGCGCGCGGCCCCGGCTCGTGGACGCCGTTGTGCACGACGCGGATCTGTCCCTCCGGGACTCCGATGGCGTGCAGCGCGCCCGCGGTGGAGGGCGACACGGCCACCAGCAGGTTGCCGCGGTGGGCCCGCGCCAGCGCCCAGTGTTCGAGCATCCGGCCCGCGCGGGCGACGGGTGGGGGGAACCGCATGTCCCACAGCTCGGTGTGCACGTGGTTGACCAGGCACACCGTGGGGCCGCGGTGCCACAGCGGGGAGAGGTAGGGCATCCCGTTGCACACCTCGACCAGCAGGTCGCAGTCGCCGACCTGGCGGGCGAAGGCGGAGCGTGCGCTCACGAAGTGCCCGAGCGTGCCGCCGGCCGACACGACGCGGTACTCGCGGGGCGCGGCGGGGCCGCCGCACAGGAGCGTGACGTCGTGGCCGAGTTCGGTGAGCCCGGAGGCGAGGCGGTCGATCAGCAGTTCCGAACCGCCCGCGGCCGGGTTGCCGAGGTCGCGGTGGGCGAGGAAGACGATGCGCCGGGGCGGTTCGGCTCCGTGCGGGAGGGCGTGGTCACGGCTCTCCGGTGCCCGCGAGTGCTGCGGCTGCGGGCCGGGGTCGAGCAGCGGGGGAGGTACGTGCTGGGGCATGGGTGCTCCAACTCGTGTCAGGGTGCGGGGGGTTGGGGGGAGGTGAAGCCGTACGTCGGGGGCGTACGCGGGTGGGGGGGAGGTGGGGGTGGGAACGTGGGGGTCTCGTACCGGGGGACGTGGGGGGTGGGGGTGCCTGGGGGACGGCAAGCGGTGCGCGGGCGGGGACGGGCAAGGGGACCGGGAGGGGCCGTGCTCGGTTCGAACGCCAGTTTTCGGCACGTGATCGGCCTAAGGCTACTCACCGGTCTGACAACTTCGACCTATCTCAGTCCGCTTGATGCGACGTCAAGTGAGTATGCTCGGAGCCTGGTTCGGTCCTTCGCCCGCGTACGACCAGGATGCCGCCGGTCAGTGCCAGCACGCACCCGAGTGCGCCGGCGCCCAGCGGCACGGTACGGCCGAGCAGCTCGAGCTTCCTGCTGTCGGACGCCGCGAGATCCACCTGCCTGCGCTGGGTACCGGGCGTGAAGACGAGCCTGTCGCTCGACAGGAGGACCACGGCGTCCTTGTCCGCGCCCGGGGCGCGCAGCGTCTTCCGCGGGCCGATGGCCGCGAGGACGATGCGCCCGGTGCGCCGGTCCGCGACCAGCTCGATACGGGTGTTGGCATACCACTCCTCGGCGAGCACCTGGGGCGTGCGGGGCAGGCCGACGAGCCGGCCCGGCACCTGCCGCACGCCCGTTCTGGTGGGCGGGACGTTGCCGGTGAAGCGCAGCCCCTCGTATCCCTGCACGGTGCTGCGGCCCGCGTAGCGGAGCCGTACGACACCGCCGAGCGTGCCGTCCCACCAGCGGTAGTCCCGCTCCTGGACGTCGAAGGGGAACTTGAGGTACGCCTCGCCGTCGAAGGCGGGCGACTCGCCGCAGCAGTGCACCGGCTCGTTGGTCCGCCGGTCGGTCACCCACCGCTCCAGCGTCCACTGCAGCGCGTCGCGGGGGTCGGAGGCCGGGAGCGTTTGGTCGGTGTCGACCGAGGTCGACACGTCCCAGACGGCGCGGCCGCTGTCGGTGCTGTCCGCGACATCGCCGCGGACCTGGCGGGTGATCGTGATCCGGCGCCCGTGCACGGTCTCGAGGCGTGCGGTGTCGAAGTAGCTGCCGGTGCCGGTGAAGACGGTCGTGGTGTCGATGTCGACCGGGGTGCGCTTGGCGCGGGGCTGGACGTAGGTCACCAGCAACGGGGCGAGGACCAGTAAGAACACCCCTGCTCCCAGGAGGAACAGGGACATCGGTGAAGCGGTACGACGCATCCGGGCACTCCTGGTTCGAGGAACTCGCAGGGAGAAGCACGGACCCCGGGCCGGTCGAGCCCTTGTGTCCGAAGACGCTAGGCAGCCACTTGACGGATTGTCAATGTCCTGTCAACACTGTGCCTTCAGCCGGTGGGGGCCGGCGGGGTGGGATCGTCTCCAACGAGGAGCTGACCCGACACAATGCACCGACTGATCGTCGCAACGACCACGGCGGTGATCGCCGCGGCACTCGCCGTGGGCGCCGCCTTCGGCATCGTGGCACTGCTCGAGGCCCCTCCGGAGCAGCCCAACGTCCCCCTGATCAGTTACGACACGGCGGCGCCGCGCCGATGAGCCGGTCCGCGTGGAGCCAGGTCCCCCGGGCGCAGGTGGAGCGGTTCGCCTCGCTCGCCCTTGCGGAGTCGGCGGAGCTGGCGCAGACCATCCTGTGCGAGATCCGGCAGGACTTCCCCCAGCTGCGGCTGGTGGAGGACGGGTCCGGGGAGCCGATGGCGCTGGTCGGCATTCGGCGCGCGATCGAGGGCTTCGTCCAGCACCTGGCGTCCGGTGCGGCCGACCCGAGGGTGCCGCCCGAGGTCTTCCAGGAGTTCGGCCGCGGCGAGGGGCTGGGCG
This sequence is a window from Streptomyces sp. HUAS YS2. Protein-coding genes within it:
- a CDS encoding alpha-(1->3)-arabinofuranosyltransferase domain-containing protein — its product is MTSTVHARPPASPAGPGPGAGPARGTPHPERSSRRWLLGFWAAVFVAFLAVSPGRMTFETKLGVVVDPWRFLRDLGQLWHDRAGFGGIADQYVGYAIPMLPFHAAADLARLPVWLAERLWLSLVVTTAFWGALRLAERLGTGSPATRLLGAATYALWPTYTIVVGSTSAAALPGAVLPWVLLPLTDTRRSPRLAAARSALIIPLMGGVNAASTLASLLPVGLYLLSRPAGPRKRALIAWWTPCVILATAWWTVPLLLLGTYGENFMPYVESSQTTTATMSAAEVLRGAGNWVGYLNFGEPWLPAGWTVATSAPVVTGSVLAAALGLAGLARRDLPERRWLVLTATAAALIALAGYGGALGGPFHETVRDWLNGPLVPFRNIYKFQTGLALALALGLMHLTASDALRSTSARARRLAPVAAALLVLPGLAWPYVNGTILQPGSFRKLPTYWETTADWLAEHAPEDRALVVPATAHGIYTWGSPIDQPLDVLARSPWAQRDYVPFGTPGNRRAMDAVEQALTTGGQVPGLADYLARAGLYHVVVRNDLDPDQLGHVPTTTVKRTLEASGYRRVTGFGPVLTGGRIAEDTPVQVEGLFPRQRAVEIYAPPATTPRPGPAKLTPVAETAEVSGGPESLLPLTASGALTGRPAILTGDAHPGVDRPALYAAGDGMRRADTRFGLVNSGTSYTYTRDERNAPEAVQDPGEEPRQILPTSGIRHQTTAVLRGAASVTASSVGNWLFHLPQYDPVNAFDGNPDTGWAEGSPGSPQGEWLRIGFTGPIRVPGTLDLTPLPSGNVRAAPTVVRVETDRGSRVSPLRPDGTTQQVAAPEGEATWLKVTILESQQGRPGLTGAGFTEISVPGVQVTRMLELPADTPRDAADSVAYTLGRGSDPGGLSAVPAEVGLHRQFEAARDGDYTLSATALPVPGKELDRLLFDLTGQRDKIVVTADSTARLGTNLSPRNLTDGDLTTAWVAGERAVLHVTWPERIAVGEIVLAAAGGLATRPEQVQISSPDGTAVAAVDENGMARFSPITTDRMDITISRVAPLTLHNPVADDQLQLPVGLSELHVPALEKYRAPQPDPAKQFTLPCGKGPIVSVDGTFLATRAQGRVRDLTERRPIAVSLCTDGGRVALDRRTHTVEAGDTGPLAVTRIDLATSGPHAVSTATREIAAVSGSGDRRTVRVGAGDAAYLQLHENHNAGWKATLDGGELRPVRLDGWQQGWLVPAGEGGTVTLLYEPSRVYDAGLVGAAALLVLLAGLALVGRRRAATPLVGPDPDPPGWDEAPAPGLLLGTVALTLVGVVIAGPVAVVVPVLAVVAWLRPALLAPIAFAAMAGAGIATLSGSGDAASLGHGAYGPVAQLLALTGLFAAMVSVGRGRAGAGRGVHRGRGGR
- a CDS encoding class I SAM-dependent methyltransferase, giving the protein MKDPSFRRSLTLFRAFLREQDDPHTAYELLARDAVDQVERLTRLDGRVVVDVGGGRGYFTREFRRRGAHGYLFEPDADELAAEPGAGTVVADGYLLPLADGAADVCFSSNVLEHVRDPGTFLSEMVRVTRPGGLIYVSFTNWLSPWGGHEWAPWHYLGAERARARYERRTGRAAKHRLGDNLFAIGVGPTLRGVRSRDDVEILSARSRYWPVLPQLVARVPGLREFATWNLLLILRRCP
- a CDS encoding glycosyltransferase family 4 protein; protein product: MPQHVPPPLLDPGPQPQHSRAPESRDHALPHGAEPPRRIVFLAHRDLGNPAAGGSELLIDRLASGLTELGHDVTLLCGGPAAPREYRVVSAGGTLGHFVSARSAFARQVGDCDLLVEVCNGMPYLSPLWHRGPTVCLVNHVHTELWDMRFPPPVARAGRMLEHWALARAHRGNLLVAVSPSTAGALHAIGVPEGQIRVVHNGVHEPGPRAARSATPTFLALGRLVDYKRIDLLLRLWERVRPVTGGRLVIVGDGPERERLERLAGPGVEFRGHVSEEEKHRLLCETWLLLHPAAVEGWGLVVTEAGVRGTPTLAFDVPGLRDSVQDGITGVLARGESSFAALWCTLALDDDRREAMGKAAAERAAGYLWSSAVRQFRAVAAEAVHRAHAPGGAARAEGAHT
- a CDS encoding DUF3068 domain-containing protein translates to MRRTASPMSLFLLGAGVFLLVLAPLLVTYVQPRAKRTPVDIDTTTVFTGTGSYFDTARLETVHGRRITITRQVRGDVADSTDSGRAVWDVSTSVDTDQTLPASDPRDALQWTLERWVTDRRTNEPVHCCGESPAFDGEAYLKFPFDVQERDYRWWDGTLGGVVRLRYAGRSTVQGYEGLRFTGNVPPTRTGVRQVPGRLVGLPRTPQVLAEEWYANTRIELVADRRTGRIVLAAIGPRKTLRAPGADKDAVVLLSSDRLVFTPGTQRRQVDLAASDSRKLELLGRTVPLGAGALGCVLALTGGILVVRGRRTEPGSEHTHLTSHQAD